The Streptococcus toyakuensis genome has a window encoding:
- a CDS encoding DUF2969 domain-containing protein, with protein sequence MSKKDKKIEIQVADAKVNVGKDSFEGYTLTIGKKVIGEIAELDGQFAIIKNGNVDSFYKKLEKAVEILIENYNLAK encoded by the coding sequence ATGAGTAAGAAAGATAAAAAAATTGAAATTCAAGTAGCAGATGCCAAGGTTAATGTAGGAAAAGACAGTTTTGAAGGTTATACATTGACTATCGGTAAAAAAGTTATCGGAGAAATTGCCGAATTAGATGGACAATTTGCCATTATAAAGAATGGGAATGTCGATAGTTTTTATAAAAAATTGGAAAAAGCTGTGGAAATTTTGATTGAAAATTATAATTTAGCAAAATAA
- the sufC gene encoding Fe-S cluster assembly ATPase SufC → MSVLEIKDLHVEIEGKEILKGVNLTLKTGEIAAIMGPNGTGKSTLSAAIMGNPNYEVTKGEVLFDGVNILELEVDERARMGLFLAMQYPSEIPGITNAEFLRAAMNAGKEDDEKISVREFITKLDEKMELLNMKEEMAERYLNEGFSGGEKKRNEILQLLMLEPTFALLDEIDSGLDIDALKVVSKGVNAMRGEGFGAMIITHYQRLLNYITPDVVHVMMEGRVVLSGGPELAARLEREGYAKLAEELGYDYKEEL, encoded by the coding sequence ATGTCAGTATTAGAGATCAAAGATCTTCACGTTGAGATTGAAGGAAAAGAAATTTTAAAAGGGGTTAACCTGACCCTGAAAACAGGAGAAATCGCCGCTATCATGGGACCAAATGGTACTGGTAAATCGACTCTTTCTGCCGCTATCATGGGAAATCCAAACTATGAAGTTACCAAAGGTGAAGTCTTGTTTGATGGCGTAAACATCCTTGAGTTGGAAGTGGACGAGCGTGCGCGTATGGGACTTTTCCTTGCTATGCAATACCCATCAGAAATTCCTGGAATTACCAATGCTGAGTTTCTTCGTGCAGCTATGAATGCTGGTAAAGAAGACGATGAGAAGATTTCAGTTCGTGAGTTTATCACTAAACTCGACGAGAAGATGGAATTGCTCAACATGAAAGAAGAAATGGCTGAGCGTTACCTCAACGAAGGTTTCTCTGGTGGTGAGAAAAAACGTAATGAGATTCTTCAACTTTTGATGTTGGAGCCAACATTTGCCCTTTTGGATGAGATTGACTCTGGTCTTGATATTGACGCTCTTAAAGTTGTTTCTAAGGGTGTTAATGCCATGCGTGGTGAAGGCTTTGGTGCTATGATTATCACTCACTACCAACGTCTTTTGAACTACATCACACCAGACGTGGTACACGTGATGATGGAAGGGCGTGTTGTCCTTTCAGGTGGTCCAGAATTGGCTGCACGTTTGGAACGTGAAGGATACGCAAAACTAGCTGAAGAACTTGGCTACGACTACAAGGAAGAATTGTAA
- a CDS encoding GAF domain-containing protein — protein MLESEKQSRYQMLNEELSFLLDGETNVLANLSNASALLKSRFPNTVFAGFYLFDGKELVLGPFQGGVSCIRIALGKGVCGEAAHFQETVLVGDVTTYPNYISCDSRAKSEIVVPMVKNGQLLGVLDLDSSEIDDYDAMDRDYLEQFVAILLEKTEWDFTMFGEKA, from the coding sequence ATGTTAGAATCAGAAAAACAATCACGTTATCAAATGTTAAATGAGGAGCTCTCTTTTTTATTGGATGGTGAAACCAATGTTTTGGCTAATCTTTCCAACGCCAGTGCTCTTCTAAAATCACGCTTTCCTAATACCGTATTTGCAGGCTTTTATCTGTTCGATGGAAAGGAATTGGTTTTAGGTCCTTTCCAAGGAGGTGTTTCCTGCATCCGTATTGCACTGGGAAAAGGTGTTTGTGGGGAGGCAGCTCATTTTCAGGAAACTGTTCTGGTTGGTGATGTAACAACTTATCCCAACTATATTTCTTGTGATAGTCGAGCTAAAAGTGAAATTGTTGTTCCGATGGTTAAGAATGGTCAATTACTTGGAGTTCTGGATCTTGATTCTTCAGAGATTGATGATTATGATGCTATGGATCGAGATTATTTGGAACAATTTGTCGCTATTTTGCTTGAAAAGACAGAATGGGACTTTACAATGTTTGGGGAGAAAGCCTAA
- the dnaX gene encoding DNA polymerase III subunit gamma/tau, which yields MYQALYRKYRSQNFSQLVGQEVVAKTLKQAVEQEKISHAYLFSGPRGTGKTSVAKIFAKAMNCPNQVGGEPCNNCYICQAVTDGSLEDVIEMDAASNNGVDEIREIRDKSTYAPSLARYKVYIIDEVHMLSTGAFNALLKTLEEPTQNVVFILATTELHKIPATILSRVQRFEFKSIKTQDIKEHIRYILEKENISSEPEAVEIIARRAEGGMRDALSILDQALSLTQGNELTTAISEEITGTISLSALDDYVSALSQQDVPKSLACLNLLFDNGKSMTRFVTDLLHYLRDLLIVQTGGKNTHHSPVFVENLALPQENLFEMIRLATVSLADIKSSLQPKIYAEMMTIRLAEIKPEPALSGAVEHEIATQRQEVIRLKQELANVGTVAKPTSPAPSRPAAGKTVYRVDRNKVQSILQEAVENPDLARQNLIRLQNAWGEVIESLGGPDKALLVGSQPVAANEHHAILAFESNFNAGQTMKRDNLNTMFGNILSQAAGFSPEILAISMEEWKEVRAAFSAKAKSSQTEKEAEESLIPEGFEFLADKMKVEED from the coding sequence ATGTATCAAGCACTTTATCGAAAATATAGAAGTCAAAACTTCTCCCAGTTGGTTGGACAGGAAGTTGTGGCTAAGACTCTTAAACAAGCAGTGGAGCAAGAGAAAATAAGTCATGCTTATCTTTTTTCTGGTCCACGGGGAACGGGAAAAACCAGTGTAGCCAAGATTTTTGCCAAAGCTATGAACTGTCCAAATCAAGTGGGTGGTGAACCGTGTAATAACTGCTATATTTGTCAAGCAGTGACGGACGGTAGTTTAGAAGATGTCATTGAAATGGATGCTGCTTCTAATAACGGGGTGGATGAAATCCGTGAAATTCGTGATAAATCTACCTATGCGCCTAGCCTTGCTCGTTATAAGGTTTACATCATAGATGAGGTTCACATGCTGTCTACAGGAGCTTTTAATGCCCTCCTAAAGACGCTGGAAGAGCCAACACAGAATGTGGTCTTTATTTTGGCAACTACTGAATTGCACAAGATTCCTGCCACTATTCTATCCCGTGTGCAACGTTTTGAATTTAAATCAATTAAGACACAGGATATTAAGGAACATATCCGCTATATCTTAGAAAAAGAAAATATCAGTTCTGAACCAGAGGCTGTGGAAATCATTGCCAGACGGGCTGAAGGTGGAATGCGAGATGCCTTGTCTATTTTGGATCAAGCCCTGAGTTTGACACAGGGAAATGAGCTGACGACTGCTATCTCTGAAGAAATTACTGGCACCATTAGTCTATCAGCCTTGGATGATTATGTGTCTGCCTTGTCTCAACAGGATGTTCCAAAGTCCCTAGCGTGCTTAAATCTTCTCTTTGACAATGGTAAGAGCATGACTCGTTTTGTGACCGACCTTTTGCACTATTTAAGAGACTTGTTAATTGTCCAAACAGGGGGAAAAAATACTCATCATAGTCCAGTCTTTGTAGAAAATTTGGCACTTCCTCAAGAAAATCTGTTTGAAATGATTCGCTTGGCGACAGTCAGTTTAGCAGATATTAAGTCTAGTTTGCAGCCTAAGATTTATGCTGAGATGATGACCATCCGTTTGGCAGAGATTAAGCCTGAACCAGCTCTTTCAGGAGCGGTTGAACATGAAATTGCTACTCAGAGACAAGAAGTGATACGTCTCAAACAAGAACTCGCCAATGTGGGAACTGTAGCCAAGCCAACTAGTCCAGCACCTAGTCGCCCAGCGGCAGGCAAAACAGTCTATCGTGTTGATCGCAATAAGGTTCAATCGATCCTACAAGAGGCTGTCGAAAATCCTGATTTAGCACGTCAAAATCTGATTCGCTTGCAGAATGCCTGGGGAGAGGTGATTGAAAGTCTTGGAGGTCCTGATAAGGCTCTGCTAGTTGGTTCTCAACCGGTTGCAGCCAATGAACACCATGCTATTCTTGCTTTTGAGTCTAACTTCAATGCTGGTCAAACCATGAAACGGGACAATCTCAACACTATGTTTGGTAACATCCTCAGTCAGGCAGCAGGTTTTTCACCCGAAATTTTAGCCATTTCCATGGAGGAATGGAAAGAAGTCCGCGCAGCCTTTTCAGCCAAAGCCAAATCTTCTCAAACTGAAAAAGAAGCAGAAGAAAGTCTGATTCCAGAAGGATTTGAATTTTTGGCTGATAAAATGAAGGTAGAGGAAGACTAA
- a CDS encoding DUF3272 domain-containing protein: MNRQQFIIIALFTAAETYFFNEAWMTGRYIMAAFWAILLFRNFRVSYLMGKIVDVIDQHLKGKD, from the coding sequence ATGAATAGACAACAATTTATTATCATTGCGCTGTTTACAGCTGCTGAGACCTATTTTTTCAATGAAGCCTGGATGACTGGTCGCTATATTATGGCAGCCTTTTGGGCCATTTTGCTCTTTAGAAATTTCCGAGTTAGTTACTTGATGGGCAAGATTGTAGATGTCATTGACCAGCATTTAAAAGGAAAAGACTAG
- the rpsA gene encoding 30S ribosomal protein S1: protein MNEFEDLLNSVSQVETGDVVSAEVLTVDATQANVAISGTGVEGVLTLRELTNDRDADINDFVKVGEVLDVLVLRQVVGKDTDTVTYLVSKKRLEARKAWDKLVGREEEVVTVKGTRAVKGGLSVEFEGVRGFIPASMLDTRFVRNTERFVGQEFDAKIKEVDAKENRFILSRREVVEAATAAARAEVFGKLAVGDVVTGKVARITSFGAFIDLGGVDGLVHLTELSHERNVSPKSVVTVGEEIEVKILDLNEEEGRVSLSLKATTPGPWDGVEQKLAKGDVVEGTVKRLTDFGAFVEVLPGIDGLVHVSQISHKRIENPKEALKVGQEVQVKVLEVNADAERVSLSIKALEERPAQEEGQKEEKRAPRPRRPKRQEKRDFELPETQTGFSMADLFGDIEL, encoded by the coding sequence ATGAACGAATTTGAAGATTTGCTAAATAGCGTTAGCCAAGTTGAGACTGGTGATGTTGTTAGTGCTGAAGTATTGACAGTTGATGCGACTCAAGCTAACGTTGCAATCTCTGGAACTGGTGTTGAAGGTGTCTTGACTCTTCGCGAATTGACAAACGATCGCGATGCAGATATCAATGACTTTGTTAAAGTAGGAGAAGTATTGGATGTTCTTGTACTTCGTCAAGTAGTTGGTAAAGATACTGATACAGTTACATACCTTGTATCTAAAAAACGCCTTGAAGCTCGCAAAGCATGGGACAAACTTGTTGGTCGCGAAGAAGAAGTTGTTACTGTTAAAGGAACTCGTGCCGTTAAAGGTGGACTTTCAGTAGAATTTGAAGGTGTTCGTGGATTTATCCCAGCTTCAATGTTGGATACTCGTTTTGTACGTAACACTGAGCGTTTTGTAGGTCAAGAATTTGATGCTAAAATCAAAGAAGTTGACGCTAAAGAAAACCGCTTCATCCTTTCACGTCGTGAAGTTGTTGAAGCAGCTACTGCAGCAGCTCGCGCTGAAGTATTCGGTAAATTGGCTGTTGGTGATGTTGTAACTGGTAAAGTTGCTCGTATCACAAGCTTTGGTGCTTTCATCGATCTTGGTGGTGTTGACGGATTGGTTCACTTGACTGAATTATCACACGAACGTAACGTATCACCAAAATCAGTTGTAACTGTTGGTGAAGAAATTGAAGTGAAAATCCTTGATCTTAACGAAGAAGAAGGACGTGTATCACTTTCACTTAAAGCAACAACACCTGGACCATGGGATGGCGTTGAGCAAAAATTGGCTAAAGGTGATGTAGTTGAAGGAACAGTTAAACGTTTGACTGACTTCGGTGCATTTGTTGAAGTATTGCCAGGTATCGATGGACTTGTTCACGTATCACAAATTTCACACAAACGTATTGAAAATCCTAAAGAAGCTCTTAAAGTTGGTCAAGAAGTTCAAGTTAAAGTTCTTGAAGTTAACGCAGATGCAGAGCGTGTATCACTTTCTATCAAAGCTCTTGAAGAGCGTCCAGCTCAAGAAGAAGGACAAAAAGAAGAAAAACGTGCTCCACGTCCACGTCGTCCAAAACGTCAAGAAAAACGTGATTTCGAACTTCCAGAAACACAAACAGGATTCTCAATGGCTGACTTGTTCGGTGATATCGAACTTTAA